Proteins encoded together in one Methanomassiliicoccales archaeon window:
- a CDS encoding C15orf41 family protein: MARVYKRRKCEEMKYNDFKYLYDQLKTPSDIKRLARERCLDEELLTVIYTQRTVRETTKKFYRVQRMAPRILKEWKAGTSMLSLSEKYEFPPVLMGLMLFQSNGCSKKQFWKMVREPKMIEDERIRREIEEITREDCVYSPWGTELQYKRGAWGESQLHSWLDSHNLTYKTEKDLRGEYPKTPDCLLDEPIKVNGWEINWIESKASFGDKVEINKNVKKQLEPYTELFGDGLVVYWFGFVDEVENPKGIFITDASLLHMDCQVLSSDCKRPLL, translated from the coding sequence ATGGCCAGAGTCTACAAAAGGCGAAAGTGTGAAGAGATGAAGTATAACGATTTCAAATACCTATATGATCAGCTTAAAACTCCTTCAGACATAAAGCGATTGGCCAGAGAGAGGTGCCTGGACGAGGAACTTCTCACTGTCATCTACACTCAGAGGACGGTGAGGGAAACGACTAAGAAGTTCTATCGCGTGCAAAGGATGGCCCCTCGTATACTCAAGGAATGGAAGGCAGGAACGAGCATGCTCTCCCTCTCCGAAAAATATGAGTTTCCTCCTGTGCTCATGGGCTTGATGCTGTTTCAGAGCAATGGCTGCTCCAAGAAACAGTTTTGGAAGATGGTGCGCGAGCCAAAGATGATAGAGGATGAGCGCATACGCAGGGAGATAGAGGAGATCACCAGGGAGGACTGCGTCTACTCCCCTTGGGGCACAGAGCTCCAATATAAACGAGGAGCCTGGGGGGAGAGCCAATTACATTCTTGGTTGGATTCACATAATCTAACTTATAAGACAGAGAAGGACTTAAGAGGAGAATACCCAAAGACACCAGATTGCCTTCTGGACGAGCCTATCAAAGTGAATGGCTGGGAAATAAATTGGATCGAGAGCAAGGCCTCATTTGGGGATAAGGTAGAGATAAACAAGAACGTAAAGAAGCAGCTTGAGCCTTATACCGAGCTCTTCGGTGACGGCCTGGTGGTTTACTGGTTTGGCTTTGTGGATGAGGTGGAGAACCCCAAGGGCATATTCATAACCGATGCCTCCCTTCTGCACATGGATTGTCAGGTTTTAAGCTCGGATTGTAAGAGACCTTTATTATAG